Genomic segment of Sphingomonas sp. KRR8:
TCCTGACCCTGTGGGCGCTGCTCCTCGCCGTCCCAGCGCTCGCCGCGCCCGACACCGGCCGCTTCGTCGAGACGGACGTACCCTCCAGAGCGTTCGGCCCTATCCACACCGTGACCTGGCTTCCGCCCGGCTACGACCGCGACAAAGCCCGCCGCTACCCCGTCGTCTACATGCACGACGCGCAGAACCTGTTCTTCCCCAAGCGGTCCAACTTCAACAAGGTCTGGGCCGCCGACAAGGCCGCGCTCGGCCTGATTGCTGCGCACAAGGTCGCGCCCTTCATCATCGTCGGCATCGATCATCCGGGACCCCGGCGCTACCAGCGCTATTTCCCCGACAAGGTCGCCGATCCGGTCTTCGCCAGGGGCATCGCAGCCAAGGTCGGCCCGCTCCAGGGCGACGGCTATGTCGCCTTCCTCGCCGATGAATTGAAGCCGCTGATCGACCGCACCTACCGCACCCGCCCGCAAGCCAAATACACGGCCACCACCGGCAGCAGCATGGGCGGCCTCATCAGCATCTACCTGCTCGGTGAGCGTCCCGACGTGTTCGGCAAGGCCGCCGCGGTCTCCACC
This window contains:
- a CDS encoding alpha/beta hydrolase-fold protein is translated as MIRRLLLTLWALLLAVPALAAPDTGRFVETDVPSRAFGPIHTVTWLPPGYDRDKARRYPVVYMHDAQNLFFPKRSNFNKVWAADKAALGLIAAHKVAPFIIVGIDHPGPRRYQRYFPDKVADPVFARGIAAKVGPLQGDGYVAFLADELKPLIDRTYRTRPQAKYTATTGSSMGGLISIYLLGERPDVFGKAAAVSTHIPLVDPDTIKARPELADIVKRDWAAWLTTRMGAPRGRKLWMDHGTETLDSNYAPYQTAVDADLRQLGWTDAEFRSRVFQGAAHEENAWAARLPEMWGWLLADWKK